The following proteins are co-located in the Manihot esculenta cultivar AM560-2 chromosome 7, M.esculenta_v8, whole genome shotgun sequence genome:
- the LOC110619386 gene encoding E3 ubiquitin-protein ligase WAV3 has translation MGSKWRKPKLSLRLNLCAYVPRTLEDLSPPSSERLSDAALLSPANWDSRPMTPTPSSHGLWLSKIGSKSPKQTCSICLAKMKQGGGHAIFTAECSHSFHFHCITSNVKHGNQICPVCRAKWKEIPLQAPNLEPLPNRGSINAVGWPQHDALMTVVRRLPPRRDLNRRHIVPLLQAPEPSVFDDDESVDLQPVFTDKSSGNRNAADHNSARIEIKAYPEVSAASRSKSYDNFTVLVNLKAGATTIGQDLRRNQASSPQLSQTSRAPVDLVTVLDISGSMAGTKLALLKRAMGFVIQNLGPNDRLSVIAFSSTASRLFPLRRMSDTGRKLALQAVNSLVANGGTNIAEGLRKGAKVMEDRREKNPVASIILLSDGQDTYTVSGSGCSQSHPNYQLLLPSSIHGGDTAGFKIPVHSFGFGADHDASSMHSISEISGGTFSFIETEAIIQDAFAQCIGGLLSVVVQELQVGVECVHPSIHLGSLKVGSYPSRVMADGRTGFIDVGDLYADEERDFLVSINVPAEPSRNQTSLIKVRCVYKDPLTKELATLKTEEVRLERPEISGEGTLSIEVDRQQNRLQAAAAMSRARTAAEQGDLAGAVSILENCQRVLSETMSAKSHDRLCIALDAELKEMQERMASRHVYEASGRAYILSGLSSHSWQRATARGDSTDGSSLIQAYQTPSMTEMLTRSHASLLGSPSAQRLVQPLWPFESQPNPR, from the exons ATGGGAAGCAAATGGAGGAAACCGAAGTTATCATTGCGTTTAAATCTTTGTGCGTATGTACCAAGAACGCTAGAGGATTTATCACCACCCTCAAGTGAGAGACTATCTGATGCTGCTTTGCTTTCACCTGCGAATTGGGACTCAAGGCCAATGACACCTACTCCTTCTTCACATGGTTTATGGTTGTCCAAGATTGGGAGCAAATCAccaaag CAAACCTGCTCCATATGCTTGGCCAAGATGAAACAAGGAGGCGGACATGCTATTTTCACTGCAGAGTGCTCACATTCCTTCCATTTCCATTGCATTACGTCAAATGTAAAACATGGTAACCAAATTTGTCCGGTTTGCAGAGCAAAATGGAAAGAAATCCCCTTGCAGGCTCCCAATTTGGAACCTTTGCCCAACAGAGGTTCCATCAATGCAGTAGGTTGGCCTCAACATGATGCTTTGATGACTGTGGTCCGACGATTACCTCCTCGTCGAGATTTGAATCGAAGGCATATTGTTCCATTGCTTCAGGCTCCTGAACCAAGCgtatttgatgatgatgaatcTGTGGATCTCCAACCTGTATTTACTGATAAAAGTTCTGGTAATAGAAATGCTGCAGATCACAATTCTGCTAGAATAGAGATCAAGGCATACCCAGAAGTTTCAGCTGCATCACGATCCAAGTCATATGATAACTTCACTGTCTTGGTCAATCTCAAAGCTGGTGCTACTACTATAGGCCAAGATCTCAGAAGAAACCAGGCTAGCTCACCTCAACTTTCTCAAACTTCACGTGCTCCAGTTGACCTAGTCACGGTGCTTGACATCAGCGGTAGCATGGCAGGTACAAAGCTAGCATTGCTAAAACGAGCCATGGGGTTTGTAATACAAAACCTTGGCCCCAATGATAGGCTCTCAGTTATTGCCTTCTCTTCCACTGCCAGTCGCCTCTTTCCTCTTCGTCGAATGTCTGATACAGGCCGGAAGCTGGCACTTCAAGCTGTCAATTCCTTGGTTGCAAATGGTGGAACTAACATTGCTGAAGGCCTGAGAAAGGGAGCAAAAGTAATGGAAGACCGAAGAGAAAAGAATCCTGTGGCAAGTATAATACTGCTATCAGATGGGCAGGATACGTACACTGTCAGTGGTTCCGGTTGTAGCCAATCTCATCCAAATTACCAGTTGCTTCTCCCTTCATCTATTCATGGTGGTGACACTGCAGGGTTCAAGATTCCGGTTCATTCTTTTGGCTTTGGTGCAGACCATGATGCTTCATCAATGCAttcaatttcagaaatttctggAGGCACCTTCTCTTTCATTGAGACTGAAGCCATTATCCAGGACGCATTCGCACAATGCATTGGGGGACTTTTAAGTGTTGTTGTGCAGGAGCTGCAGGTGGGAGTGGAATGCGTTCACCCAAGTATCCACCTTGGTTCGCTGAAAGTGGGAAGTTACCCAAGTCGTGTGATGGCTGATGGACGCACAGGATTTATTGATGTTGGAGATCTGTATGCTGATGAAGAGAGGGATTTTCTGGTTTCAATCAATGTCCCAGCTGAGCCATCCAGGAATCAAACATCACTCATAAAGGTGAGATGTGTTTACAAGGATCCTTTAACTAAAGAACTGGCAACATTAAAAACTGAAGAAGTTAGGCTTGAGAGGCCCGAAATATCTGGAGAAGGAACACTGTCAATCGAAGTAGATAGACAACAGAATAGACTTCAAGCAGCCGCTGCAATGTCACGGGCAAGAACTGCAGCTGAGCAGGGAGATCTGGCTGGTGCAGTTTCTATCCTTGAAAATTGTCAAAGGGTTTTGTCAGAAACTATGTCAGCTAAATCCCACGATCGATTATGCATCGCATTAGATGCAGAGCTCAAGGAGATGCAAGAGAGGATGGCAAGTAGGCATGTATATGAAGCATCTGGAAGAGCTTATATTCTTTCAGGTCTGAGCTCACACTCATGGCAAAGAGCAACAGCTAGAGGAGACTCAACTGATGGTTCAAGTCTCATTCAGGCATATCAAACCCCATCAATGACAGAGATGCTGACTCGATCTCACGCTTCATTACTCGGTAGTCCATCAGCTCAGAGGCTTGTCCAACCATTATGGCCATTCGAGTCGCAGCCAAATCCAAGGTGA